From the Musa acuminata AAA Group cultivar baxijiao chromosome BXJ3-7, Cavendish_Baxijiao_AAA, whole genome shotgun sequence genome, one window contains:
- the LOC103990435 gene encoding 60S ribosomal protein L18a-2-like, whose translation MGNFRFHQYQVVGRALPTATDEHPKIYRMKLWATNEVRAKSKFWYFLRKLKKVKKSNGQVLAINEIFERKPTKIKNYGIWLRYQSRTGYHNMYKEYRDTTLNGSVEQMYNEMASRHRVRCHCIQIIKTATIPSKLCKRESTKQFHDSKIKFPLVFKKVRPPTRKLKTTYKASRPNLFK comes from the exons ATGGGCAACTTCAGG TTTCATCAGTATCAGGTGGTGGGTCGAGCTCTCCCGACTGCCACGGATGAGCACCCGAAGATTTACCGTATGAAGTTGTGGGCTACTAATGAAGTCAGAGCTAAATCCAAGTTCTG GTACTTCTTGAGGAAGCTGAAGAAAGTGAAGAAAAGTAATGGCCAAGTTCTTGCAATTAACGAG ATATTTGAGAGGAAGCCAACAAAGATCAAGAACTATGGTATCTGGCTGCGGTATCAGAGCAGAACAGGTTACCACAACATGTACAAGGAGTACAGGGACACTACACTGAATGGCTCTGTGGAGCAGATGTACAATGAGATGGCATCACGCCACCGAGTCAGGTGCCACTGCATCCAGATTATTAAGACGGCAACCATTCCTTCCAAGCTCTGTAAGCGTGAGAGCACCAAGCAATTCCATGATTCTAAGATCAAATTCCCTCTTGTCTTCAAGAAGGTCAGGCCCCCTACCAGAAAGTTGAAGACTACTTACAAGGCCTCCCGTCCTAACCTATTCAAGTAG